The Galactobacillus timonensis genome has a segment encoding these proteins:
- a CDS encoding type II toxin-antitoxin system RelE/ParE family toxin has protein sequence MSKYRLIYLPLFQEDLRNAAVYISTVLNNPEAADRLVDKTEKAILNRSESLPGAYQKFPSRHDRKHPYYKIQVEKYGVYYVVYDTEDGPVMEVRRFLHDFQNRSNYL, from the coding sequence ATGAGTAAATACAGGTTGATTTATCTCCCGCTATTTCAGGAAGACCTTCGGAATGCAGCAGTGTATATATCGACTGTTCTAAACAATCCGGAGGCTGCAGATCGTCTTGTTGATAAGACTGAGAAAGCAATTCTCAATAGATCTGAATCCCTGCCTGGTGCATATCAGAAGTTTCCTTCCAGACATGATAGAAAGCATCCGTACTATAAAATCCAGGTTGAAAAATACGGAGTTTATTATGTCGTTTATGACACTGAAGATGGTCCCGTCATGGAAGTTCGCAGATTTCTACATGACTTTCAGAACAGATCCAATTATTTATGA